The Simkaniaceae bacterium genomic interval AATTTTAGAGAATCTATCGAGCAGATCGCTAATATAGAAAATGAAGATCGGACATTTGAAAATACGATTTTAGCTTATGATAAAGCACTTGGATTGCTCACAATTGAAAAAAATATTTGCGAAGTCCTCTCTTTAGTGGCGATGAAAGAAGCTGTGCGAGAAGCAGCGCGCCAAGGGTATATCGAGATTGATACGACAATCGGCGATGTCTTATCAAATGCTTCTTCGCTGTATGATGGAATTTTATTTCTCGAGAAAAAAGAAGATAAAATCCCACTTGAGCGGCGTTATTTTGTGAGTCAAATGCATAAAGAACTCAAGCATCAAGGTCTTGGGTTATCTGAAAAGCGCAGAGAAAAAGTGCGTTTAATCCGTCAAGAACTGCTTAATTTATCATCGATGTTTGAAAAAAACATTCAGATGGATGAGAGCCATATTTGGGCATACCGGCAAGAATTATATGGATTGCCCCTTGAATTCATTCAATCATTAGAGACAAAAGATCAGTTGTATAAATTGCCGTGTGATTATGCCACCTATTTTAGTGTGATGAAGTTTTGTAAAAGTTCAAATATTCGAAAGAAGTATCTATCTGCTTTTGAAAATAGAGCTTATCCTCAGAATGAAAATATTTTAGAAGCTTTGATCTTTAAAAGAGATGAACTGGCTAAAGAACTGGGGTATCAAAGTTTTGCCGAACTTGATTTGAGTAAACAGATGGTCAAAACAGAGGCAAATGCCCATCAATTCATTGATGATCTTTTAAAAAAATGTTCTTTGATAGCCGATCAAGAATTTGGTCGATTTTCAAAAGATCTTCCCGATGACATTTATCTCACAGATAATATGAAAATGCATAGTTATGATTGGTCTTATGTTTTAAATCATTACCTCAAGAAGCATTTTCAAATTGATGAAATTCAAGTAGCCGAATACTTCCCCCTTGAACATACGATTGAGCAGCTCATTAAAATTTTTGAATCATTTTTTAGTTTAAAAATCACCTGCGAAAAAGATCATTTGTGGGATAGCGATGTCACTGTATTGGCAGTGAAATCTGCTAAAAACAACGATCTTCTTGGATATTGCATTTTTGATCTATTTTATCGGCCGGGAAAAGAAGCACATCCATGCTGTGCAGAGATGATTCCAAGCTATCAAATCGATTCGGGGGATCATCTTGTGAGTTTGCAAGTCGTCATTTCAAATTTATCTCAACCCTCCTTATCTCGCCCGTCTCTCATGACACATCGCGATGTGGTCACTCTTTTCCATGAGTTTGGACATGCACTCCATGGAATCTTAGGATCAACACATTTGATGACGGCATGCGGAACGCATGTTCAAACGGATTTTGTTGAGCTTCCCTCTCAATTACTAGAGGAGTGGATGTATGATCCTGAAATCATTAGGATGATCAGTTCACATTATCAAACCGGAAAGCCAATCAGTGATGAGATGCTCCAAAATCTCATCCAATCTCATTCTATCGGGGAGGGGATTTTTTATCTGAGACAATGCTATCTGGCTAAATTATCCTTGGAGTTTTTTAAAGAAGGGGCAATAAAAAATACAAATATGATTGAGCATAAATTGCAAGAGCAGATTATGCGTCATTTTGAGCGGCCGGATGATTTGCACTTTCATAATGCATTTGGACATCTTGATCAATATGGGCCTAAATACTATAGCTATCTTTGGTCTAAAATCTATGCAGTGGATATTTTTAATGAGATGAAAAAAGAGGGGCTTTTAAATCCAAAAACGGGTGAGCGGTATATACGCGAAATCCTAAGCAAAGGGGGAACGGAAGATCCCAATATCATGCTTGAGCGTTATCTGAATCGCAAGCCCAGCATTGAGCCTTTCCTTGCAAGGATAAAGGGGGCCCAATGAAAAAAATTTCATTCTTAGTATTACTTGTATTCATTGGCGTCGCTTGCCGCTCAACTCCCGAATTGAAAAAAGTGCCAATGACATTTTCACTCGATGCAGAAGAGATCCATCTGGTGATAACAAAGCCGGGAATGCAACAATACAAGATGATTTTAAAAAAGCCGATGGATGAAGTGTTTTCTTTTGAAGGATCTCCGATGCAAGCTCAGACAGTCATGTCATTGGAGCAATTTTATAGTCTTTGGACAGATCGCGAAAAGGGATTGTATCGCACTCCTGCACGCGCAGTACTCATTGCCTATGTAGCGGATAAAAAAGGGCATATTAGCCGTCAAGCGCTTCTTCTTAAACTATCCAATCCGGAATATAAC includes:
- a CDS encoding Zn-dependent oligopeptidase, translating into MRLQKFSAVIVFCLGIQILSANSAKVSPIDTYRMKKQSDIYKILPTKKEQLEARIALAKANFRESIEQIANIENEDRTFENTILAYDKALGLLTIEKNICEVLSLVAMKEAVREAARQGYIEIDTTIGDVLSNASSLYDGILFLEKKEDKIPLERRYFVSQMHKELKHQGLGLSEKRREKVRLIRQELLNLSSMFEKNIQMDESHIWAYRQELYGLPLEFIQSLETKDQLYKLPCDYATYFSVMKFCKSSNIRKKYLSAFENRAYPQNENILEALIFKRDELAKELGYQSFAELDLSKQMVKTEANAHQFIDDLLKKCSLIADQEFGRFSKDLPDDIYLTDNMKMHSYDWSYVLNHYLKKHFQIDEIQVAEYFPLEHTIEQLIKIFESFFSLKITCEKDHLWDSDVTVLAVKSAKNNDLLGYCIFDLFYRPGKEAHPCCAEMIPSYQIDSGDHLVSLQVVISNLSQPSLSRPSLMTHRDVVTLFHEFGHALHGILGSTHLMTACGTHVQTDFVELPSQLLEEWMYDPEIIRMISSHYQTGKPISDEMLQNLIQSHSIGEGIFYLRQCYLAKLSLEFFKEGAIKNTNMIEHKLQEQIMRHFERPDDLHFHNAFGHLDQYGPKYYSYLWSKIYAVDIFNEMKKEGLLNPKTGERYIREILSKGGTEDPNIMLERYLNRKPSIEPFLARIKGAQ